In Rhizobium sp. ARZ01, a genomic segment contains:
- a CDS encoding NapC/NirT family cytochrome c, which translates to MFAWIKKVVLWAWKIIATPAGTLGLGFLTLGGFVGGVMFWGAFNTALELTNTEQFCTSCHEMRDNVYQELTRTIHFSNRSGVRASCPDCHVPHEWTDKIARKMQASKEVWGKIFGTINTRPKFLEHRLELAQHEWARLKANDSLECRNCHSSTAMDLQKQTQRAAEIHTRYLLPGKATCIDCHKGIAHELPNMQGIDPGWKMPPELEGKPTAGLTPIDDLSRAMAELHADAF; encoded by the coding sequence ATGTTCGCCTGGATCAAGAAAGTCGTCCTCTGGGCCTGGAAGATCATCGCCACGCCGGCCGGCACCCTCGGCCTCGGCTTCCTGACGCTTGGCGGCTTCGTCGGCGGCGTGATGTTCTGGGGCGCGTTCAATACCGCGCTTGAACTGACCAACACCGAGCAGTTCTGTACCTCGTGTCACGAGATGCGCGACAACGTCTATCAGGAGCTGACGCGCACCATTCATTTTTCGAACCGTTCTGGCGTTCGCGCCTCCTGTCCGGACTGTCACGTGCCGCACGAATGGACCGACAAGATTGCCCGCAAGATGCAGGCATCAAAGGAGGTCTGGGGCAAGATCTTCGGCACGATCAACACCCGGCCCAAATTTCTGGAGCACCGGTTGGAGCTTGCGCAGCACGAATGGGCACGGCTGAAGGCCAATGACAGCCTTGAATGCCGCAACTGCCATTCGTCGACGGCGATGGACCTGCAGAAGCAGACGCAACGAGCCGCCGAGATCCATACGCGCTACCTGCTTCCCGGCAAGGCAACCTGCATCGATTGCCACAAGGGCATCGCGCATGAACTGCCCAACATGCAGGGGATCGATCCGGGCTGGAAGATGCCGCCGGAACTCGAAGGCAAGCCGACGGCCGGTCTCACGCCGATCGACGATCTGAGCCGCGCCATGGCGGAACTGCACGCCGACGCGTTCTGA
- a CDS encoding iron-sulfur cluster assembly protein, translating into MSQIERGDLNQRIRDALTIVMDPELGKSVVDIGLIYGVTSDSDGHVAISMTTTTPGCPAATFLRDAVQHCAADVEGVRDVAVTLTYDPPWTPDRMIN; encoded by the coding sequence ATGTCACAGATCGAGCGCGGAGATCTAAACCAGCGCATCCGAGACGCCTTGACGATCGTCATGGATCCCGAGTTGGGGAAGAGCGTGGTTGATATCGGGCTGATCTACGGCGTCACCAGCGACAGCGACGGACATGTTGCAATCTCGATGACGACGACGACCCCCGGCTGTCCTGCTGCAACCTTCCTGAGGGACGCAGTCCAGCACTGCGCTGCCGACGTCGAGGGCGTGCGCGACGTCGCGGTTACGCTCACCTATGATCCGCCGTGGACGCCCGACAGGATGATCAACTGA
- a CDS encoding DUF2249 domain-containing protein: MTMIENFAELDVRPILENGGEPFQAIMGAVDALCPGQGLKLIAPFRPQPLYAVMANRGFDHEVSEIEGGFEIRFVPKATPDVQLSQDLDAPELWPDPVVELDLTDLPPPEPLVQILSEAESRKAGEVIFALLSREPLLLYPELAKRGHQWFGNFDEKGENYRIMIRLGKG; the protein is encoded by the coding sequence ATGACAATGATCGAGAATTTTGCCGAACTTGACGTCAGACCCATCCTGGAGAACGGCGGCGAGCCGTTTCAGGCGATCATGGGGGCCGTCGACGCTCTCTGTCCCGGACAGGGCCTGAAGCTCATCGCCCCCTTCCGACCCCAGCCGCTCTACGCCGTCATGGCCAATCGTGGGTTCGATCACGAGGTCTCCGAGATCGAGGGCGGCTTCGAAATACGCTTCGTTCCCAAGGCTACGCCCGATGTGCAGCTGTCTCAGGACCTGGATGCCCCGGAACTTTGGCCCGATCCCGTCGTGGAACTGGACCTGACCGACCTGCCGCCGCCCGAACCCCTGGTGCAGATCCTGTCCGAAGCCGAATCCCGGAAGGCCGGAGAGGTAATCTTCGCCCTTTTGTCGCGCGAGCCGCTGCTGCTTTATCCGGAGCTCGCCAAGCGCGGGCATCAATGGTTCGGCAATTTCGACGAGAAGGGCGAGAACTATCGCATCATGATCCGCTTGGGAAAGGGTTAG
- a CDS encoding DUF2249 domain-containing protein → MSNSENIPLIDVRTIAPPERHPKIFGVLTALAPGGKMHVTSDHDPRPLHYQIETRYPEQFQWEYLEQGPEVWRVEIQRYKSSGCECSCGH, encoded by the coding sequence ATGTCAAATTCCGAAAACATACCGTTGATCGATGTCAGGACGATCGCCCCGCCGGAGCGTCATCCGAAGATTTTCGGGGTGCTGACGGCGCTTGCGCCCGGCGGCAAAATGCATGTGACGAGCGATCACGACCCGCGCCCGCTCCACTACCAGATCGAGACGCGCTATCCTGAGCAGTTCCAGTGGGAGTATCTTGAACAAGGCCCGGAAGTCTGGCGGGTGGAAATCCAGCGCTACAAGAGTTCCGGCTGCGAATGCAGCTGCGGACATTGA
- the hemN gene encoding oxygen-independent coproporphyrinogen III oxidase: MSQAIMEKYGEARLPRYTSYPTAPHFAPLPDKSVYPEWIAAIPRDEQTSVYLHIPFCRSMCWYCGCHTTITERDRPILDYLDVLHQEIELVAKARGASFNVKEIHFGGGTPTIIQPGEFVSLMDAMKSRLGFSDQVNTAVEIDPRTLTAEMAAALGKSGVTRASLGVQSFDPVVQKAINRIQSVETTSLAVENLRNAGVSALNFDLIYGLPFQTVESCVATVEAAVTMRPDRLAVFGYAHIPTFKKHQRMIDEAALPDAAQRSAQAEAIAEALVAAGYERIGLDHFALPEDELALAQRAGRLHRNFQGYTTDNCTTLVGLGASSIGKYAQGYIQNEVPPGLYAGRIASGELAAAKGYSLTAEDRFRAELIERVMCDFAVDVAAIASRHGFEAQTVLTGNAMLDELQRDGLIEIGGGVVRVEDRYRFIVRSVAAAFDAYLGKSARTFSKAA; the protein is encoded by the coding sequence ATGTCCCAAGCAATCATGGAAAAATACGGCGAAGCGAGATTGCCGCGCTACACCAGCTACCCGACCGCGCCGCACTTCGCGCCGCTGCCGGACAAATCGGTTTATCCCGAGTGGATTGCGGCCATCCCGCGCGACGAGCAGACGTCGGTCTATCTGCACATCCCCTTCTGTCGATCGATGTGCTGGTACTGCGGCTGCCACACCACGATCACCGAACGCGACCGGCCGATCCTCGACTATCTTGACGTTCTTCACCAGGAGATCGAGCTCGTGGCGAAGGCGAGGGGCGCTTCGTTCAACGTCAAAGAAATCCACTTTGGCGGCGGCACGCCGACGATCATCCAGCCGGGCGAATTCGTCTCGCTCATGGATGCCATGAAAAGTAGGCTGGGTTTCTCCGACCAGGTAAATACCGCCGTCGAGATCGACCCGCGCACCTTGACCGCCGAGATGGCCGCAGCCCTCGGAAAATCCGGCGTCACGCGCGCAAGCCTCGGCGTGCAGAGCTTCGATCCGGTCGTCCAGAAGGCGATCAACCGGATTCAAAGCGTCGAGACCACCAGCCTTGCGGTAGAAAACCTCCGGAATGCCGGCGTATCCGCCCTGAACTTCGACCTGATCTACGGCCTGCCATTTCAGACGGTCGAATCCTGCGTGGCAACCGTCGAGGCTGCGGTCACGATGCGCCCGGACCGCCTTGCCGTGTTCGGCTATGCTCATATCCCGACCTTCAAAAAGCACCAGCGCATGATCGACGAGGCAGCGCTTCCCGATGCCGCACAGCGAAGCGCACAGGCTGAAGCAATCGCAGAAGCGCTCGTTGCCGCAGGCTATGAGCGTATAGGGCTGGACCACTTTGCCCTGCCGGAGGACGAACTTGCGCTTGCTCAGCGGGCTGGCCGCCTGCACCGCAATTTCCAGGGTTACACTACCGACAACTGCACGACGCTTGTCGGCCTCGGCGCCTCGTCGATCGGAAAGTATGCGCAGGGCTATATCCAGAACGAAGTGCCGCCGGGGCTTTATGCCGGCCGGATCGCCAGCGGAGAGCTTGCAGCCGCCAAAGGTTACAGCCTGACAGCGGAGGACCGGTTCCGGGCCGAATTGATCGAGCGGGTGATGTGCGATTTCGCCGTGGACGTCGCGGCGATCGCATCCCGGCACGGATTTGAAGCGCAGACCGTGCTTACCGGCAATGCCATGCTCGATGAACTCCAGCGGGACGGGCTGATCGAGATCGGTGGCGGTGTCGTCCGGGTGGAGGATCGTTATCGCTTCATCGTCCGCTCCGTCGCGGCCGCTTTCGACGCCTATCTTGGCAAGAGCGCGCGCACCTTCAGCAAGGCTGCCTGA
- a CDS encoding VWA domain-containing protein, protein MLDFLELEETVGKFWHRLVGTTASMPRYPDHAVSFDELKPILPTCFRGFGGESAVQLTPAHARTSRHRLRIRQLVGLGEEKVAGASRDLATAMLPPVIDLFPDGQLNRDLYIWLAAAMAAMELNEPDDSDPLRRDLQRIEATQTMVASVLDTLPGLQPIYRRLCAAILTERARGILPAVEQLVENRILGLLRKGAGVADGTPPAIFPRHAPAGYQPMMGVPLWPEFHVRAETATKIEDVGRDGPESQAMQGNARYLAMRQSEEERKSERSPFILNRFEKILAMAEMVNVDRPTDDSEESDSKAADDLDEMKLGQRKERPSSKFRFDLDLPPEMVDLSTIAAEVSYPEWDYRKGTYLEKYTRVLAVPATTLGERSEPNDETRALVRKVRRQFEVLRPRHELLKAQLDGSELDLDAVIRSRADLVAGGQGSDRIHLMSRPVAPDLATTILVDVSLSTDAWVDNRRVLDVEKEALLVLAHGLAACGSTHSILTFTSRRRSWVRIETIKGFGETINGTIEDRIAGLKPGYYTRMGAAVRHAAAELQKQPSRKKLLLVLTDGKPNDIDHYEGRFALEDTRRAVQEARRAGTSVFAVTIDRDANNYLPTLFGRNGFALVSDISKLPVALPTIYRGLTV, encoded by the coding sequence ATGCTCGACTTTCTCGAACTGGAGGAAACGGTCGGCAAGTTCTGGCACCGGCTCGTCGGAACGACAGCGAGCATGCCCCGCTATCCCGACCACGCCGTCTCCTTTGACGAGCTCAAGCCGATTCTCCCCACTTGCTTCAGGGGTTTCGGCGGAGAGTCAGCGGTACAATTGACACCGGCGCATGCGCGCACGTCGCGTCATCGCCTGCGGATAAGACAGCTGGTGGGATTGGGCGAGGAGAAGGTCGCGGGGGCTTCCCGCGATCTTGCCACGGCCATGCTGCCACCGGTGATCGACCTCTTTCCCGACGGACAGCTGAACCGGGATCTCTATATCTGGCTCGCTGCCGCAATGGCTGCGATGGAGCTGAACGAGCCAGACGACTCGGACCCGCTGCGACGCGATCTCCAACGGATCGAGGCAACGCAGACGATGGTTGCGAGCGTACTCGACACTTTGCCCGGACTGCAGCCGATTTACCGGCGCCTGTGCGCTGCGATCCTGACGGAACGGGCTCGCGGCATCCTTCCGGCAGTGGAGCAACTGGTAGAGAACAGGATACTCGGTTTGCTGCGCAAAGGAGCTGGGGTAGCCGATGGCACTCCACCAGCGATCTTCCCCCGTCACGCACCAGCCGGCTACCAGCCGATGATGGGCGTGCCGCTCTGGCCGGAGTTTCACGTCAGGGCGGAAACGGCGACGAAAATCGAAGATGTCGGCCGGGATGGCCCGGAGAGCCAGGCAATGCAGGGCAACGCCCGCTACCTGGCAATGCGGCAGAGCGAGGAGGAGCGTAAGTCCGAGCGCAGCCCCTTCATCCTCAACCGCTTCGAGAAGATCCTGGCAATGGCCGAGATGGTCAATGTCGATCGCCCGACGGACGACAGCGAGGAAAGCGACAGCAAGGCTGCGGACGACCTCGACGAGATGAAGCTTGGCCAACGCAAGGAGCGCCCCTCGTCGAAGTTCCGCTTCGATCTCGATCTGCCGCCGGAGATGGTCGACCTGTCCACCATCGCCGCCGAGGTCAGTTATCCCGAATGGGACTACCGCAAGGGCACTTACCTCGAGAAGTATACGCGCGTTCTGGCTGTCCCGGCAACGACCCTTGGGGAAAGAAGCGAGCCCAATGACGAGACGCGGGCGCTCGTACGCAAAGTACGGCGCCAGTTCGAAGTGCTGCGCCCCCGCCATGAACTTCTCAAGGCGCAGTTGGACGGATCCGAGCTGGATCTCGACGCCGTCATAAGGTCCCGCGCCGATCTCGTCGCCGGTGGCCAGGGCAGCGACCGGATCCATCTGATGAGCCGGCCCGTCGCACCGGATCTGGCGACGACGATCCTTGTCGACGTCTCGCTCTCGACGGACGCATGGGTGGACAACCGCCGTGTCCTCGATGTTGAGAAAGAGGCCCTGCTCGTGCTTGCGCATGGGCTTGCGGCATGCGGAAGCACGCACTCCATTCTCACCTTCACTTCCAGGCGTCGCTCCTGGGTGCGCATCGAGACGATCAAGGGGTTCGGCGAAACGATCAACGGCACGATCGAAGATCGCATCGCCGGCCTGAAACCGGGCTACTACACCCGGATGGGCGCAGCGGTCCGGCATGCGGCGGCGGAACTGCAGAAGCAGCCGAGCCGGAAGAAGCTCCTGCTCGTGCTGACGGACGGCAAGCCGAACGACATCGATCACTACGAAGGGCGGTTTGCACTGGAGGACACGCGCCGGGCCGTGCAGGAGGCACGTCGGGCAGGCACCAGCGTGTTTGCAGTCACCATCGATCGCGATGCCAACAACTACCTTCCGACCCTGTTTGGTCGGAACGGCTTCGCGCTCGTCAGTGACATATCGAAGCTTCCGGTGGCGCTGCCAACGATCTATCGCGGGTTGACGGTTTAG
- a CDS encoding CbbQ/NirQ/NorQ/GpvN family protein, which produces MNLLKPTPVRNQADIPPYVPQGNECNLFETALVRQLPLLLKGPTGCGKTRFVSHMAARLGLPLTTVSCHDDLAAADLTGRYLLKGGDTVWVDGPLTRAVRNGGVCYLDEIVEARKDVAVVLHPLTDDRRILPLERTGETLEAPQGFMLVVSYNPGYQNILKALKPSTKQRFVAIEFDFLPREQEIAVVATESGLDAAKVAPLVSLAHRLRAMKGHDLEEGVSTRLLVYCAALIDSGMPPKEAVLAALIEPLTDEPDIRAALVEVANAVIN; this is translated from the coding sequence ATGAACCTCCTCAAGCCCACTCCCGTGCGCAACCAGGCAGATATCCCGCCGTATGTGCCGCAGGGCAATGAATGCAACCTGTTCGAGACGGCACTGGTGCGTCAGCTGCCGCTGCTCCTGAAGGGGCCGACCGGATGCGGCAAGACCCGCTTCGTCAGCCACATGGCCGCCCGCCTCGGCCTGCCGCTGACGACCGTCTCGTGCCATGACGACCTCGCCGCGGCCGACCTGACCGGCCGCTATCTCCTGAAGGGCGGCGACACGGTCTGGGTCGACGGTCCACTGACGAGAGCCGTGCGTAACGGCGGTGTCTGCTACCTCGACGAGATCGTGGAAGCGCGCAAGGACGTAGCCGTCGTTCTGCACCCGCTCACCGACGATCGCCGGATCCTGCCACTGGAGCGAACCGGAGAGACACTTGAAGCCCCTCAAGGCTTCATGCTCGTCGTCTCCTACAATCCCGGCTATCAAAACATCCTCAAGGCGCTGAAGCCTTCGACGAAGCAGCGCTTCGTCGCGATCGAATTCGACTTCCTGCCGCGTGAACAGGAGATTGCCGTCGTTGCGACCGAAAGCGGGCTCGACGCTGCCAAGGTCGCGCCGCTGGTCAGCCTGGCACACCGGCTGCGGGCGATGAAGGGCCACGATCTCGAGGAAGGCGTGTCGACACGCCTGCTCGTCTACTGCGCGGCCCTCATCGACAGCGGCATGCCGCCCAAGGAAGCCGTTCTGGCAGCGCTGATTGAGCCGCTCACCGACGAGCCGGACATCCGAGCCGCGCTGGTTGAAGTCGCCAACGCCGTCATCAACTGA
- a CDS encoding nitric-oxide reductase large subunit, producing the protein MKYQTQKVAMLYFYGALGLFLAQVLFGVLAGTIYVLPNTLSELLPFNIVRMIHTNALIVWLLMGFMGATYYLLPEEAETELYSPKIAIVQFWLFLVAAAIAVVGYMFKIHEGREFLEQPFVIKVGIVVVALMFLYNITLTVLKGRKTVVTNILIFGLWGVAIFFLFAFYNPMNLALDKMYWWYVVHLWVEGVWELIMASVLAFLMIKLTGVDREVVEKWLYVIVGLALFSGILGTGHHYYWIGAPGYWQWIGSLFSTLEVAPFFTMVMFTFVMTWKAGRKHPNRAALLWSIGCSVMAFFGAGVWGFLHTLSSVNYYTHGTQVTAAHGHLAFFGAYVMLNLAIMAYAVPEIRGRAPYNQWLSMASFWIMCTAMSVMTFALTFAGVLQVHLQRVLGEGYMDVQDQLAMFYWIRLGSGVVVLISALMFLWALFVPGKERNPRVSSAIQPAE; encoded by the coding sequence ATGAAATATCAAACCCAGAAGGTCGCGATGCTGTATTTCTACGGCGCTCTCGGCCTGTTTCTCGCTCAGGTCCTGTTCGGGGTGCTCGCCGGCACGATCTACGTGCTGCCGAACACACTCTCCGAGCTGCTGCCGTTCAACATCGTGCGCATGATCCACACCAACGCCCTGATCGTCTGGTTGCTGATGGGCTTCATGGGCGCGACCTACTACCTGCTTCCCGAAGAAGCCGAGACCGAGCTCTACAGCCCGAAGATCGCCATAGTGCAGTTCTGGCTCTTCCTGGTCGCCGCCGCCATCGCCGTCGTCGGCTACATGTTCAAGATCCATGAGGGACGCGAGTTCCTCGAGCAGCCGTTCGTGATCAAGGTCGGCATCGTCGTCGTGGCGCTGATGTTCCTCTACAACATCACGCTGACCGTTCTGAAGGGTCGCAAGACGGTGGTCACCAACATCCTGATCTTCGGGCTCTGGGGTGTGGCGATCTTCTTCCTTTTCGCCTTCTACAACCCGATGAACCTCGCGCTCGACAAGATGTACTGGTGGTACGTCGTCCATCTCTGGGTCGAAGGCGTGTGGGAACTGATCATGGCTTCGGTTCTGGCCTTCCTGATGATCAAGCTCACCGGTGTCGACCGCGAGGTCGTCGAGAAGTGGCTCTATGTCATCGTCGGCCTGGCTCTGTTCTCGGGCATCCTCGGCACCGGCCACCACTACTACTGGATTGGCGCTCCGGGATACTGGCAGTGGATCGGTTCGCTCTTCTCGACCCTCGAAGTCGCGCCGTTCTTCACCATGGTCATGTTCACCTTCGTCATGACCTGGAAAGCCGGCCGCAAGCACCCGAACCGTGCCGCCCTCCTCTGGTCGATCGGTTGCTCGGTCATGGCCTTCTTCGGTGCCGGCGTCTGGGGCTTCCTGCACACGCTGTCGTCGGTGAACTACTACACCCACGGCACGCAGGTCACCGCAGCCCACGGCCACCTCGCCTTCTTCGGCGCCTACGTGATGCTGAACCTTGCGATCATGGCCTATGCGGTTCCGGAAATCCGCGGCCGCGCGCCGTATAACCAGTGGCTGTCGATGGCAAGCTTCTGGATCATGTGCACCGCCATGTCGGTCATGACCTTCGCGCTGACCTTTGCCGGCGTGCTCCAGGTCCACCTGCAGCGGGTACTGGGTGAAGGCTACATGGACGTTCAGGACCAACTCGCCATGTTCTACTGGATCCGGCTCGGATCGGGCGTCGTCGTCCTGATCTCCGCGCTGATGTTCCTCTGGGCCTTGTTCGTGCCGGGCAAGGAGCGCAATCCCCGCGTCTCCTCCGCAATCCAGCCGGCCGAATGA
- a CDS encoding cytochrome c gives MAERLTKTGARNVFYGGSAFFFAIFIGLTAHSHFYIRTTSTDESTLTDSVGRGKHIWEKNSCINCHTLLGEGAYFAPELGNVWKRWGGESDPEGARETLKGWMAAQPTGIEGRRQMPQFNLTEQELNDLADFLEWTSRIKTQKWPPNDAG, from the coding sequence ATGGCGGAACGCCTTACAAAGACAGGAGCCCGAAACGTCTTCTACGGCGGCTCGGCCTTCTTTTTCGCAATATTCATCGGGCTCACTGCCCATAGTCACTTCTACATCCGCACCACGTCCACCGATGAGTCGACGCTGACGGACTCCGTCGGACGCGGCAAGCATATCTGGGAGAAGAACTCCTGTATCAACTGCCATACGCTGCTCGGCGAAGGCGCCTATTTTGCGCCTGAACTCGGCAATGTCTGGAAGCGCTGGGGCGGTGAGTCCGATCCAGAGGGCGCTCGCGAAACGCTCAAGGGCTGGATGGCTGCACAGCCAACCGGCATCGAGGGGCGGCGCCAGATGCCGCAATTCAATCTCACCGAGCAGGAACTGAACGATCTGGCGGACTTCCTGGAATGGACGAGCCGCATCAAGACGCAGAAGTGGCCGCCGAACGACGCCGGCTGA